One Tursiops truncatus isolate mTurTru1 chromosome 3, mTurTru1.mat.Y, whole genome shotgun sequence DNA segment encodes these proteins:
- the TICAM2 gene encoding TIR domain-containing adapter molecule 2 translates to MGIGKSKTDPCPLSLTWGKSHSVDTSQRQHKSDSKKSEETSLSDAAAHSNTAEMPTGEQEGAKGVEEMPEEEAEEEVFLKFVILHAEEDTDEALRVQNLLENDFGIKPGIIFAEMPCGRQHLQNLDDAVNGSAWTILLLTKNFLRDTWCKFQFYTSLMNSVNRQHKYNSVIPMRPLNNPLPRERTPFALRTINALEEESRGFPTQVERIFQDSVYRIQRAIWKETRNTVQRQFIA, encoded by the coding sequence ATGGGTATCGGAAAGTCTAAAACGGATCCCTGCCCTCTTTCTCTCACTTGGGGTAAAAGCCACAGTGTGGACACGAGTCAAAGACAGCACAAGTCAGATTCCAAGAAATCTGAAGAAACGTCCCTGAGTGACGCTGCTGCTCATAGCAATACAGCAGAGATGCCAACAGGGGAGCAGGAGGGAGCCAAGGGAGTGGAGGAGATGccagaagaggaagcagaagaagAGGTGTTCCTCAAATTTGTGATACTGCATGCTGAAGAAGACACAGACGAAGCCCTCCGAGTCCAGAATCTTCTGGAAAATGACTTCGGCATCAAACCTGGAATAATCTTTGCTGAGATGCCATGTGGCAGGCAGCATTTACAGAATTTGGATGATGCTGTCAATGGGTCTGCCTGGACAATCTTATTATTGACCAAAAACTTTTTAAGAGATACCTGGTGTAAGTTCCAATTCTATACGTCCCTCATGAACTCTGTTAACAGGCAGCACAAGTACAACTCCGTCATCCCCATGCGGCCTCTGAACAACCCCCTGCCCCGAGAAAGGACTCCCTTTGCTCTGCGAACCATCAACGCCCTGGAGGAAGAAAGTCGTGGCTTTCCTACACAAGTGGAAAGGATTTTTCAGGATTCTGTATATAGGATACAGCGGGCTATATGGAAAGAGACCAGAAATACGGTACAAAGGCAATTTATTGCTTGA